Proteins encoded by one window of Arabidopsis thaliana chromosome 2, partial sequence:
- a CDS encoding Late embryogenesis abundant (LEA) hydroxyproline-rich glycoprotein family (Late embryogenesis abundant (LEA) hydroxyproline-rich glycoprotein family; CONTAINS InterPro DOMAIN/s: Late embryogenesis abundant protein, group 2 (InterPro:IPR004864); BEST Arabidopsis thaliana protein match is: NDR1/HIN1-like 22 (TAIR:AT4G09590.1); Has 808 Blast hits to 808 proteins in 28 species: Archae - 0; Bacteria - 0; Metazoa - 0; Fungi - 0; Plants - 808; Viruses - 0; Other Eukaryotes - 0 (source: NCBI BLink).) — translation MTTKECGNHGGGGGGGGTACRICGAIIGFIIIVLMTIFLVSIILQPKKPEFILQDTTVYAFNLSQPNLLTSKFQITIASRNRNSNIGIYYDHLHAYASYRNQQITLASDLPPTYQRHKENSVWSPLLYGNQVPIAPFNAVALGDEQNSGVFTLTICVDGRVRWKVGTLTIGNYHLHVRCQAFINQADKAAGVHVGENTVKYTLINKCSVNF, via the coding sequence ATGACGACCAAAGAGTGCGGAAACCAcggtggtggcggtggaggaggCGGAACCGCCTGTAGAATCTGTGGAGCAATCATcggcttcatcatcatcgtcttgaTGACAATCTTCCTCGTTTCGATAATCCTCCAACCGAAAAAACCAGAATTCATCCTCCAAGACACCACCGTCTACGCCTTTAACCTCTCGCAGCCTAACCTCCTCACCTCAAAGTTTCAGATAACAATCGCTTCACGCAACCGAAACTCCAACATCGGAATCTACTACGACCATCTTCACGCCTACGCTTCTTACCGGAACCAGCAAATCACTCTAGCTAGCGACCTTCCTCCGACGTACCAAAGACACAAAGAAAATAGCGTTTGGTCTCCTTTATTATATGGAAACCAAGTCCCTATCGCTCCTTTCAACGCCGTGGCTCTCGGGGACGAGCAGAATAGTGGGGTTTTCACGTTGACTATATGCGTTGATGGACGCGTGAGGTGGAAGGTCGGGACTCTTACTATAGGGAATTATCATCTCCATGTTCGTTGTCAGGCGTTCATAAACCAGGCTGATAAAGCAGCCGGAGTTCATGTCGGCGAAAACACCGTTAAGTACACGTTGATCAATAAGTGCAGTGTCAATTTTTAG
- the YLS9 gene encoding Late embryogenesis abundant (LEA) hydroxyproline-rich glycoprotein family (YELLOW-LEAF-SPECIFIC GENE 9 (YLS9); FUNCTIONS IN: molecular_function unknown; INVOLVED IN: defense response to virus, leaf senescence, response to other organism; LOCATED IN: chloroplast; EXPRESSED IN: 7 plant structures; EXPRESSED DURING: 4 anthesis, 4 leaf senescence stage, petal differentiation and expansion stage; CONTAINS InterPro DOMAIN/s: Late embryogenesis abundant protein, group 2 (InterPro:IPR004864); BEST Arabidopsis thaliana protein match is: NDR1/HIN1-like 2 (TAIR:AT3G11650.1); Has 1046 Blast hits to 1046 proteins in 28 species: Archae - 0; Bacteria - 0; Metazoa - 0; Fungi - 0; Plants - 1046; Viruses - 0; Other Eukaryotes - 0 (source: NCBI BLink).), with the protein MAAEQPLNGAFYGPSVPPPAPKGYYRRGHGRGCGCCLLSLFVKVIISLIVILGVAALIFWLIVRPRAIKFHVTDASLTRFDHTSPDNILRYNLALTVPVRNPNKRIGLYYDRIEAHAYYEGKRFSTITLTPFYQGHKNTTVLTPTFQGQNLVIFNAGQSRTLNAERISGVYNIEIKFRLRVRFKLGDLKFRRIKPKVDCDDLRLPLSTSNGTTTTSTVFPIKCDFDF; encoded by the coding sequence ATGGCTGCTGAACAACCTCTCAATGGCGCCTTCTACGGTCCATCAGTCCCACCACCAGCTCCCAAAGGCTACTACCGACGTGGGCACGGTCGTGGCTGTGGCTGCTGCCTCCTCAGCTTATTCGTCAAAGTAATCATATCCCTTATTGTCATCCTCGGCGTAGCCGCTCTCATCTTCTGGCTCATCGTCCGACCTCGTGCCATCAAGTTTCACGTGACCGATGCGTCCCTTACCCGCTTTGACCACACTTCCCCGGACAACATTTTAAGGTATAACCTAGCCCTCACTGTTCCTGTCCGTAACCCAAACAAGAGGATCGGACTCTACTACGATAGGATCGAAGCTCATGCCTACTACGAGGGAAAGCGGTTTAGTACCATCACGTTAACTCCTTTCTATCAAGGACACAAAAACACAACCGTTCTCACACCAACGTTCCAAGGCCAAAACCTTGTTATTTTTAACGCCGGACAGTCTAGGACTTTAAACGCGGAGAGGATATCCGGTGTATACAATATAGAGATCAAGTTCAGGCTTAGGGTTAGGTTTAAGCTTGGGGACTTGAAGTTTAGGAGGATTAAGCCTAAGGTTGATTGCGATGATCTAAGGCTTCCTTTAAGTACCTCAAACGGAACTACAACTACCTCCACTGTTTTCCCGATCAAGTGCGACTTCGACTTCTGA
- the LOG2 gene encoding Putative lysine decarboxylase family protein (Putative lysine decarboxylase family protein; CONTAINS InterPro DOMAIN/s: Conserved hypothetical protein CHP00730 (InterPro:IPR005269); BEST Arabidopsis thaliana protein match is: Putative lysine decarboxylase family protein (TAIR:AT5G06300.1); Has 5018 Blast hits to 5017 proteins in 1508 species: Archae - 25; Bacteria - 3489; Metazoa - 10; Fungi - 132; Plants - 385; Viruses - 0; Other Eukaryotes - 977 (source: NCBI BLink).): MEETKSRFRRICVFCGSSSGNKTTYHDAALQLAHQLVERNIDLVYGGGSVGLMGLISQAVHDGGRHVLGIIPKSLAPREITGESIGEVITVSTMHQRKAEMGRQADAFIALPGGYGTFEELLEVITWSQLGIHTKPVGLLNVDGFYDSLLTFIDKAVDEGFVSSTARRIIVSAPNAPQLLQLLEEYVPKHDDFVSKMVWDNTTDAFTLEGDSF, encoded by the exons atggAAGAGACAAAATCAAGATTCAGGAGGATCTGTGTCTTCTGCGGAAGCAGTTCCGGCAACAAAACCACTTATCACGACGCTGCTCTCCAACTCGCCCACCAACTG GTGGAGAGAAACATCGATTTGGTGTATGGAGGAGGAAGCGTGGGGCTAATGGGTCTCATTTCTCAAGCTGTTCATGATGGTGGTCGTCATGTTCTTGG GATCATTCCGAAGTCTCTAGCACCAAGAGAG ATAACCGGTGAATCAATAGGAGAAGTTATAACAGTATCGACTATGCACCAAAGGAAGGCTGAAATGGGTCGCCAAGCGGATGCCTTCATCGCACTTcctg GTGGATATGGGACATTTGAAGAGTTGTTGGAAGTCATCACCTGGTCTCAGCTTGGGATTCACACTAAACcg GTGGGACTATTGAACGTGGATGGATTCTACGATTCACTATTGACGTTTATAGATAAGGCAGTGGACGAAGGCTTCGTCTCCTCCACCGCTCGCCGTATCATTGTCTCGGCTCCAAACGCTCCTCAATTACTTCAACTTCTTgag GAGTATGTTCCAAAACACGACGATTTTGTATCCAAAATGGTGTGGGACAATACCACGGATGCTTTCACTTTGGAAGGCGACTCGTTTTAG
- the LOG2 gene encoding Putative lysine decarboxylase family protein (Putative lysine decarboxylase family protein; FUNCTIONS IN: molecular_function unknown; INVOLVED IN: biological_process unknown; LOCATED IN: cytosol, nucleus; EXPRESSED IN: 17 plant structures; EXPRESSED DURING: 8 growth stages; CONTAINS InterPro DOMAIN/s: Conserved hypothetical protein CHP00730 (InterPro:IPR005269); BEST Arabidopsis thaliana protein match is: Putative lysine decarboxylase family protein (TAIR:AT5G06300.1); Has 3929 Blast hits to 3928 proteins in 1302 species: Archae - 14; Bacteria - 2627; Metazoa - 8; Fungi - 130; Plants - 377; Viruses - 0; Other Eukaryotes - 773 (source: NCBI BLink).), producing the protein MGLISQAVHDGGRHVLGIIPKSLAPREITGESIGEVITVSTMHQRKAEMGRQADAFIALPGGYGTFEELLEVITWSQLGIHTKPVGLLNVDGFYDSLLTFIDKAVDEGFVSSTARRIIVSAPNAPQLLQLLEEYVPKHDDFVSKMVWDNTTDAFTLEGDSF; encoded by the exons ATGGGTCTCATTTCTCAAGCTGTTCATGATGGTGGTCGTCATGTTCTTGG GATCATTCCGAAGTCTCTAGCACCAAGAGAG ATAACCGGTGAATCAATAGGAGAAGTTATAACAGTATCGACTATGCACCAAAGGAAGGCTGAAATGGGTCGCCAAGCGGATGCCTTCATCGCACTTcctg GTGGATATGGGACATTTGAAGAGTTGTTGGAAGTCATCACCTGGTCTCAGCTTGGGATTCACACTAAACcg GTGGGACTATTGAACGTGGATGGATTCTACGATTCACTATTGACGTTTATAGATAAGGCAGTGGACGAAGGCTTCGTCTCCTCCACCGCTCGCCGTATCATTGTCTCGGCTCCAAACGCTCCTCAATTACTTCAACTTCTTgag GAGTATGTTCCAAAACACGACGATTTTGTATCCAAAATGGTGTGGGACAATACCACGGATGCTTTCACTTTGGAAGGCGACTCGTTTTAG